In Aegilops tauschii subsp. strangulata cultivar AL8/78 chromosome 3, Aet v6.0, whole genome shotgun sequence, one genomic interval encodes:
- the LOC109776821 gene encoding late embryogenesis abundant protein Lea5, with protein sequence MALALSGSAAARALAQRLAPATRGYAAAASSGAMRRGAAAAADGKAAREAEKAAADASWVPDPVTGHYRPANRAVGADPADLRAAHLGQTYARA encoded by the coding sequence ATGGCTCTCGCTCTCTCCGGCTCCGCTGCTGCCCGCGCGCTCGCCCAGCGGCTGGCCCCGGCCACCAGGGGCTACGCGGCGGCGGCCTCCTCCGGGGCGATGAGGCGCGGCGCCGCGGCGGCCGCGGACGGGAAGGCGGCCAGGGAGGCCGAGAAGGCCGCGGCCGACGCCTCGTGGGTGCCCGACCCCGTCACCGGCCACTACCGCCCCGCCAACCGCGCCGTCGGCGCCGACCCCGCCGACCTCCGCGCCGCGCACCTCGGGCAGACCTACGCACGGGCTTGA
- the LOC109776822 gene encoding uncharacterized protein, translating into MVVPPPDRAARIVGFLKPYLLRMHFSNKYVTAQVIHTPTATVACSASSQEKLLRPNLESTRDVSAAAKIGKLLGERLLLKGIPAVSIHMKREQKYHGKVKAVIDSVRESGVKLL; encoded by the coding sequence ATGGTCGTCCCTCCACCAGACAGGGCCGCTAGGATCGTCGGTTTTCTCAAGCCCTACCTTTTGAGGATGCATTTCTCGAACAAGTATGTAACCGCCCAGGTCATCCATACCCCAACAGCAACCGTCGCGTGTTCTGCAAGCTCGCAGGAGAAGCTGTTGAGACCGAACTTGGAGTCGACCCGCGACGTCTCTGCCGCGGCAAAGATTGGGAAGCTGCTGGGCGAGCGCCTGCTACTCAAGGGGATACCTGCCGTGTCCATCCACATGAAGAGAGAGCAGAAGTACCACGGGAAAGTCAAGGCTGTTATAGATTCTGTCAGAGAATCTGGTGTCAAGCTGTTGTGA
- the LOC109776824 gene encoding zinc finger CCCH domain-containing protein 4, protein MQGVEQEDAPRRRRPPVATEALRDRIVEKVKENRVTLIVGDTGCGKSSMVPQFLLEGNLEPIMCTQPRRFAVVAIAQMVAESRNCQVGEEVGYHIGHSNVSNLNSKRSKIVFKTAGVVLEQMRDKGLAALKYKVIILDEIHERSVESDLVLACVKQFMMKKNDLRLVLMSATADITRYKEYFRDLGRGERVEVIAIPSSPRTRIFQREVLYLEQIADILKMNSESLSTKYCSGEDADADAGLNSDVYQLIHELLLHIHRSDPDLENSILVFLPTYYALEQQWIRLSSVRSVFKVHILHRSIDTDEALQTMKVSKSCRKVILATNIAESSVTIPGVAYVIDSCRSLQVYWDPIRKTDSAGLVWASKSQTEQRKGRTGRTCDGQIYRLVTGPFYNSLDDHEHPAILRLSLREQVLMVCCAESRAMNDPNVVLQKVLDPPNLDVIQDALDSLVQIHALVKPTSPRGRYEPTFYGCLLNSLPLSFDASVLALKFAEIGFLHEGILIGIMLDIQPLPILQPFGYQALCKIFRDNYFDEDSNLKIGKKEATLIGNLCAFQFWQRMFKDKYRQEYLKMVADTQEPTAYHAFISKQEEVWCAFHNLLPAALNNISEIYDDVMCTLHRFRPSFLVEIDPPKYLQPSEFHHVCLHHKVLEPEDMNSLSLESESSHLGSQRKCAATPYVSATDFGVTLTVVVLKALIKEMKTQLAEDKVVSCRERVSGYAQQTVESEMCVFFVRGSCTRGNTCPFSHSARAPKPVCKFFLTLQGCRNGSSCSFSHDCGSLNSKTSSITSGICSQEDVPTAVCCAKLLPAGGDGHVLIMNDKNLQFSYKICHYYDPTKIVTCTPGLHSVESSSVTNGIMILQNVADPCRLILGGERKLPVAWAKLQRVFWFADFDSDESMNERVLLQKFFEHIAIKTLSETLPNLQVVLIMNNTKFVHLQAERLARECFYFLRESFMFDEGTLGWFSDAPSYPNGMQVSAPVAYVFNMHPPAGIQFGDYQTELRKALRRA, encoded by the exons ATGCAGGGCGTAGAGCAGGAGGAcgcgccgcggcggcggcggccgccggTCGCCACGGAGGCTCTCCGCGACAGGATCGTCGAGAAGGTCAAGGAGAACCGCGTCACCCTGATCGTGGGGGACACCGGATGCG GGAAGAGCTCTATGGTTCCCCAGTTCCTCCTAGAAGGAAATTTGGAACCAATTATGTGCACACAGCCTAGGAGGTTTGCAGTAGTAGCTATTGCTCAAATGGTGGCTGAATCTCGCAACTGTCAGGTTGGAGAAGAGGTTGGATATCATATTGGCCACTCCAATGTGTCAAATCTCAATTCGAAAAG GTCAAAAATTGTTTTCAAAACAGCTGGTGTTGTACTGGAGCAAATGCGTGATAAGGGCCTCGCTGCATTGAAATATAAGGTTATTATTCTTGATGAAATACACGAAAGGTCCGTCGAATCTGATCTTGTACTTGCTTGTGTGAAGCAGTTCATGATGAAAAAAAATGACTTAAG GTTGGTTTTAATGTCTGCTACCGCTGATATCACAAGATACAAGGAATACTTTAGAGATCTTGGAAGGGGTGAAAGGGTTGAAGTGATTGCCATTCCAAGCAGTCCTCGAACGCGCATTTTCCAGAGAGAAGTCCTATACCTTGAGCAG ATTGCTGATATTCTCAAGATGAATTCTGAATCACTCTCAACAAAGTATTGCTCTGGAGAGGATGCTGACGCTGATGCTGGTCTAAACTCTGATGTGTATCAACTTATCCATGAGTTACTGTTGCACATACACCGCAGTGATCCAGACCTTGAAAATAGTATTTTGGTTTTCCTTCCTACATACTATGCATTGGAGCAGCAGTGGATCCGTCTGTCGTCTGTTAGATCAGTTTTCAaggtgcacattcttcatcgTAGCATTGACACTGATGAAGCACTTCAAACTATGAAGGTTTCAAAGTCTTGCCGAAAG GTTATACTGGCAACAAACATTGCCGAATCATCTGTCACTATTCCTGGAGTGGCTTATGTTATTGATTCCTGTAGATCATTGCAAGTCTATTGGGATCCAATCAGGAAAACAGACTCAGCTGGGCTTGTATGGGCTTCCAAGTCTCAG ACTGAGCAGCGGAAAGGCAGGACAGGCCGTACCTGTGATGGTCAAATTTATCGCCTGGTAACTGGACCATTTTACAACAGTTTAGATGATCATGAACATCCTGCCATTTTAAGGTTATCGTTGAGAGAGCAAGTGCTCATGGTTTGCTGTGCAGAGTCAAGAGCTATGAATGATCCTAATG TTGTGCTGCAAAAAGTTCTCGACCCTCCAAATTTGGATGTTATTCAAGATGCACTAGACTCACTTGTTCAAATTCATGCATTGGTTAAGCCAACTTCTCCTAGAGGGCGTTACGAGCCCACCTTTTATGGCTGTTTGCTCAATAGCTTGCCATTATCGTTTGATGCTTCTGTTCTTGCCCTGAAATTTGCGGAGATTGGCTTTCTCCATGAAGGAATTCTAATAGGCATTATGTTGGACATCCAACCACTTCCTATCCTGCAACCTTTTGGCTATCAAGCATTG TGTAAGATTTTTAGAGACAATTACTTTGACGAGGATAGCAACCTGAAAATTGGCAAGAAGGAAGCTACATTAATTGGAAACCTTTGTGCGTTCCAATTTTGGCAGCGAATGTTTAAG GACAAGTATCGTCAAGAGTATCTGAAAATGGTGGCTGACACCCAAGAGCCAACAGCATATCATGCCTTTATCTCTAAACAGGAAGAAGTGTGGTGTGCATTTCATAACCTCTTGCCAGCAGCACTTAACAACATCTCTGAAATTT ATGATGATGTTATGTGCACACTGCACCGTTTTAGGCCTAGTTTTCTTGTGGAAATCGATCCTCCGAAGTACCTTCAGCCTTCTGAATTCCACCATGTTTGTCTTCACCATAAAGTACTAGAGCCAGAGGATATGAATTCACTCTCGCTGGAATCTGAGAGTTCCCACTTAGGTTCACAGAGGAAGTGTGCTGCAACCCCTTATGTTTCTGCAACTGATTTTGGGGTCACTCTCACTGTTGTCGTACTGAAGGCTCTTATTAAGGAG ATGAAGACACAACTTGCAGAGGACAAGGTAGTTTCTTGTAGGGAACGAGTTAGTGGTTATGCCCAACAAACTGTTGAAAGTGAGATGTGTGTGTTCTTTGTACGTGGATCCTGTACTCGAGGCAACACATGCCCTTTTTCTCATTCCGCTCGTGCTCCCAAACCAGTATGCAAGTTCTTCCTTACATTACAG GGTTGTAGAAATGGTAGCTCTTGTTCATTTTCACATGATTGTGGCTCCTTGAACTCGAAAACTTCATCTATTACATCTGGAATATGCTCTCAAGAAGACGTACCTACCGCAGTATGTTGTGCGAAGTTGCTGCCTGCAGGTGGAGATGGGCATGTTCTTATCATGAATGACAAAAATCTTCAGTTCTCCTATAAAATTTGCCACTATTATGACCCCACTAAGATAGTTACATGTACACCTGGTCTGCATTCAGTGGAGTCTAGTTCAGTGACAAACGGCATCATGATACTCCAGAATGTGGCTGATCCTTGTCGTCTGATTCTTGGTGGTGAACGTAAACTACCAGTTGCTTGGGCAAAGTTACAGCGGGTTTTCTGGTTTGCTGATTTTGATTCTGATGAATCAATGAATGAGAGAGTTCTCCTGCAGAAATTCTTTGAGCATATTGCCATCAAGACCTTGTCAGAGACATTGCCTAATTTGCAGGTTGTCTTGATCATGAATAACACAAAATTTGTTCACTTGCAG GCTGAAAGATTGGCGAGGGAATGCTTCTATTTTCTGCGTGAATCATTTATGTTTGATGAAGGGACTCTGGGATGGTTTTCGGACGCCCCAAGTTATCCGAATGGGATGCAAGTATCTGCACCAGTCGCTTACGTTTTCAACATGCATCCTCCTGCTGGCATTCAGTTTGGTGACTATCAAACAGAGCTGCGCAAAGCCTTACGCAGAGCCTAG
- the LOC109776823 gene encoding protein pleiotropic regulatory locus 1, producing the protein MAMAAAAAGGEPVEPQSLKKLSLKSLKRSLDLFAPTHSLPFAPDAESKRIRVSCKVNAEYGAVKNLPTDQGRAQGKGAAAPSNALALLGTQDTKDAPREGTSNAIIPAPLMLPKAPESAVPGKNTTVLSIPGSSDRFSTSALMERLPSRWPKPVWHAPWKNYRVISGHLGWVRSIAFDPGNEWFCTGSADRTIKIWDLASGTLKLTLTGHIEQVRGLAVSQRHTYLFSAGDDKQVKCWDLEQNKVIRSYHGHLSGVYCLALHPTIDVLLTGGRDSVCRVWDIRTKAHVSALTGHDNTVCSVFARPTDPQVVTGSHDTTIKFWDLVAGKTMCTLTHHKKSVRAMALHPKEKSFASASADNIKKWSLPKGEFLHNMLSQQKTILNAMAVNEDGVLATAGDNGSMWFWDWKSGHNFQQEQTIVQPGSLESEACIYALSYDNSGSRLVTCEADKTIKMWKEDLTATPETHPVNFKPPKDIRRY; encoded by the exons ATGGCGatggcggcggcagcagcgggCGGCGAGCCGGTAGAGCCGCAGTCGTTGAAGAAGCTGAGTCTCAAGTCACTGAAACGCTCCCTCGACCTCTTCGCGCCCACCCACTCCCTCCCCTTCGCTCCCGACGCCGAGAG CAAACGGATTCGCGTCAGCTGCAAG GTGAATGCGGAGTACGGTGCCGTCAAGAACCTGCCGACCGACCAGGGCCGAGCGCAGGGGAAGGGCGCCGCGGCTCCTTCCAATGCGTTGGCGCTTCTAG GCACACAAGACACAAAAGATGCTCCTAGGGAAGGCACTAGCAATGCCATTATCCCTGCACCGCTTATGCTTCCCAAAGCACC CGAATCTGCGGTGCCTGGCAAAAATACAACCGTATTATCGATTCCTGGGTCATCTGATAG ATTCTCGACATCTGCACTGATGGAAAGGTTGCCAAGTAGATGGCCTAAACCTGTATGGCATGCTCCCTGGAAGAACTATCGG GTCATCAGTGGTCACTTGGGATGGGTGCGATCTATAGCATTTGATCCAGGCAATGAATGGTTCTGTACTGGTTCCGCTGATAGAACAATAAAG ATATGGGACCTGGCATCAGGAACATTGAAGCTGACACTAACTGGTCATATTGAACAAGTCCGCG GACTTGCTGTCAGTCAGCGGCACACATATCTATTTTCTGCTGGTGATGACAAACAAGTAAAATGTTGGGATCTTGAACAAAATAAG GTTATTCGGTCTTATCATGGGCATCTGAGTGGGGTTTACTGCCTAGCTCTCCATCCAACAATTGATGTCTTGCTGACAGGTGGTCGAGATTCAGTTTGCAGG GTGTGGGATATTCGAACAAAGGCTCATGTTTCTGCTTTAACTGGACATGATAACACAGTTTGTTCAGTGTTTGCTCGGCCAACG GATCCACAAGTTGTCACTGGCTCACATGATACAACTATCAAGTTCTGGGATCTTGTAGCTG GGAAAACTATGTGTACTCTTACACACCATAAGAAGTCTGTTCGGGCCATGGCACTGCATCCAAAAGA GAAATCATTTGCATCAGCATCTGCCGACAACATAAAGAAGTGGAGCCTGCCCAAAGGCGAATTTCTGCACAACATGCT GTCCCAGCAAAAAACGATTCTAAATGCAATGGCTGTTAATGAGGATGGTGTCCTGGCAACTGCAG GGGACAATGGAAGCATGTGGTTTTGGGATTGGAAGAGTGGCCATAATTTTCAGCAAGAACAGACTATTGTCCAGCCTG GATCATTGGAGAGTGAAGCATGTATATATGCCCTTTCTTACGATAATAGTGGATCAAGGCTTGTGACATGCGAGGCAGATAAAACAATAAAGATGTGGAAAGAAGATCTAACAGCAACACCAGAAACCCACCCCGTCAACTTCAAGCCACCAAAAGACATCCGGAGATATTGA